Proteins encoded by one window of Streptomyces sp. NBC_01477:
- a CDS encoding antitoxin, with translation MAKTQLNVRVDEATAETARERASQRGISVNRYIEELVQRDEGENGRAFVQAAADFMKQYEEVFAEEFGSREETRGEGTR, from the coding sequence ATGGCGAAGACCCAGTTGAACGTGCGGGTGGACGAAGCCACCGCGGAGACCGCGCGGGAACGCGCCTCGCAGCGCGGCATCAGCGTGAACCGCTACATCGAGGAACTGGTCCAGCGCGACGAGGGCGAGAACGGCCGGGCCTTCGTCCAGGCAGCGGCCGACTTCATGAAGCAGTACGAGGAGGTCTTCGCGGAGGAGTTCGGCTCCCGGGAGGAAACCCGCGGCGAAGGCACCCGTTGA
- the bioB gene encoding biotin synthase BioB: MDLLTTLVDKGLRRELPSRDEALAVLATSDDDLLDVVAAAGRVRRQWFGRRVKLNYLVNLKSGLCPEDCSYCSQRLGSQADVLKYTWLKPDEAAAAAGAGVAGGAKRVCLVASGRGPTDRDVDRVSQTIAAIKEQNEGVEVCACLGLLSGGQADRLREAGADAYNHNLNTSEGTYGSITTTHTYADRVDTVQRAQAAGLSACSGLIAGMGESDADLVDVVFGLRELDPDSVPVNFLIPFEGTPLAKEWNLTPQRCLRILAMVRFVCPDVEVRLAGGREVHLRTMQPLALHLVNSIFLGDYLTSEGQAGQTDLDMIADAGFEVEGADTVTLPSHRTGGVCGTHEGGCGGGCGEGHDGGCGGAHGEAAATAVPAARTDLVAVRRRGAGTDLPPNA; encoded by the coding sequence ATGGATCTGCTGACCACACTGGTGGACAAGGGGCTGCGACGCGAGCTGCCCAGCCGGGACGAGGCGCTGGCCGTCCTGGCGACCTCCGACGATGACCTGCTGGATGTGGTGGCCGCGGCGGGGCGGGTGCGCCGCCAGTGGTTCGGCCGCAGGGTGAAGCTGAACTACCTGGTCAACCTCAAGTCCGGGCTGTGCCCCGAGGACTGCTCGTACTGTTCGCAGCGGCTCGGGTCGCAGGCGGACGTGCTGAAGTACACCTGGCTCAAGCCCGACGAGGCCGCCGCCGCGGCGGGCGCCGGGGTGGCGGGCGGCGCGAAGCGGGTCTGCCTGGTGGCGAGCGGGCGCGGCCCGACCGACCGGGACGTGGACCGGGTCTCGCAGACCATCGCGGCGATCAAGGAGCAGAACGAGGGCGTCGAGGTGTGCGCCTGCCTGGGCCTGCTGTCCGGCGGCCAGGCCGACCGGCTGCGGGAGGCGGGCGCGGACGCGTACAACCACAACCTCAACACCTCCGAGGGCACGTACGGGTCGATCACCACCACCCACACCTACGCCGACCGGGTGGACACGGTGCAGCGGGCGCAGGCGGCCGGTCTTTCCGCGTGCTCCGGGCTGATCGCGGGCATGGGCGAGAGCGACGCGGACCTGGTGGACGTGGTCTTCGGGCTGCGTGAACTGGACCCGGACTCGGTGCCGGTGAATTTCCTGATCCCCTTCGAGGGCACCCCGCTGGCCAAGGAGTGGAATCTCACCCCGCAGCGCTGCCTGCGGATCCTGGCGATGGTCAGGTTCGTCTGCCCGGACGTGGAGGTGCGGCTCGCGGGCGGGCGCGAGGTGCATCTGCGGACGATGCAGCCGCTGGCGCTGCATCTGGTGAACTCGATCTTCCTGGGCGACTACCTGACCAGTGAGGGCCAGGCGGGTCAGACCGACCTCGACATGATCGCGGACGCGGGCTTCGAGGTGGAGGGCGCGGACACCGTGACGCTGCCGTCGCACCGGACGGGCGGGGTGTGCGGTACGCACGAGGGCGGCTGCGGGGGCGGCTGCGGCGAGGGCCACGACGGCGGTTGCGGCGGCGCCCACGGCGAGGCGGCGGCCACGGCCGTGCCGGCCGCGCGGACGGACCTGGTCGCCGTGCGCCGCCGCGGCGCGGGGACGGATCTGCCGCCCAATGCCTGA
- a CDS encoding GNAT family N-acetyltransferase: MSTLLIRAAGPADAAGVLAFWRVAAEGASISDDEAGYGRLVGTDPGALLLAERDGTLVGTVIAGFDGWRCHLYRLAVHPGARRQGVARALLDAAEERFAALGGRRGDAMVLERNERAQHAWRAAGYAPEPQWRRWTKPLRGA; this comes from the coding sequence ATGAGCACTCTCCTGATCAGGGCCGCGGGTCCCGCCGACGCCGCCGGTGTCCTGGCCTTCTGGCGGGTGGCCGCCGAGGGCGCCAGCATCAGCGACGACGAGGCCGGGTACGGCCGGCTGGTCGGCACCGACCCGGGCGCGCTGCTGCTCGCCGAGCGGGACGGCACGCTGGTGGGCACGGTGATCGCCGGCTTCGACGGCTGGCGGTGCCACCTCTACCGGCTGGCCGTGCACCCCGGCGCCCGCCGCCAGGGGGTCGCGCGGGCGCTGCTGGACGCGGCGGAGGAGCGGTTCGCGGCGCTGGGCGGACGCCGGGGCGACGCGATGGTGCTGGAGCGCAACGAGCGCGCGCAGCACGCCTGGCGGGCCGCGGGTTACGCCCCGGAGCCGCAGTGGCGGCGCTGGACGAAGCCGCTGCGCGGCGCCTGA
- a CDS encoding hemolysin family protein: MTVVQLLVGLLTVVVNAFFVGAEFAMISVRRGQVESGAEAGGRRAGRVLWGLEHLAPLLAAAQLGVTACTLVLGIVAEPAIAHVLEPVLHAVGLPEGAIHAIAFVVALAVATYLHMLFGEMVPKNIALADPVRSALLLGPPLVAFTRALRPVIFGINALANGLLRLLRVEPRSEVPAVFSDDELSRMVVDAGAAGLLDERAAERLRDALVLGRRPVGEIVRPADRVVRAPLGITPDGLEALAARSGFSRFPVADGDGRVLGYLHVKDALDAEPREAAFPRSALRRITRVGAATPLDDVLTAMRAASAHLAAVVDEEGRGVGLVTMEDVLKDLVGPGRDG; this comes from the coding sequence ATGACCGTGGTCCAGTTGCTGGTCGGGTTGCTCACCGTGGTGGTGAACGCCTTCTTCGTCGGCGCCGAATTCGCGATGATCTCGGTGCGGCGCGGCCAGGTGGAGTCGGGCGCCGAGGCGGGCGGCCGGCGGGCGGGCCGGGTGCTGTGGGGCCTGGAGCACCTGGCGCCGCTGCTGGCCGCCGCCCAGCTCGGGGTCACCGCGTGCACCCTGGTGCTCGGCATCGTCGCGGAGCCGGCCATCGCGCATGTGCTGGAGCCGGTGCTGCACGCGGTGGGCCTGCCGGAGGGCGCGATCCACGCGATCGCCTTCGTGGTGGCGCTGGCGGTGGCGACGTATCTGCACATGCTGTTCGGCGAGATGGTGCCGAAGAACATCGCGCTGGCCGACCCGGTGCGCTCCGCGCTGCTGCTCGGGCCGCCGCTGGTGGCCTTCACCCGGGCGCTGCGGCCGGTGATCTTCGGGATCAACGCGCTGGCGAACGGGCTGCTGCGGCTGCTGCGGGTGGAGCCGCGCTCGGAGGTGCCCGCGGTCTTCTCCGACGACGAGCTGTCCCGGATGGTGGTGGACGCGGGGGCCGCGGGGCTGCTCGACGAGCGGGCCGCCGAGCGGCTGCGGGACGCGCTGGTGCTGGGCCGGCGGCCGGTCGGTGAGATCGTCAGGCCGGCCGACCGGGTCGTGCGCGCCCCGCTGGGCATCACTCCCGACGGCCTTGAGGCGCTGGCGGCGCGCTCCGGCTTCTCGCGGTTCCCTGTCGCGGACGGCGACGGGCGGGTGCTGGGCTACCTCCATGTGAAGGACGCGCTGGACGCCGAGCCCCGGGAGGCCGCCTTCCCCCGCTCGGCGCTGCGCCGCATCACCCGGGTCGGCGCCGCGACCCCGCTGGACGACGTCCTGACCGCGATGCGGGCCGCCAGCGCCCATCTGGCGGCGGTGGTGGACGAGGAAGGCCGCGGGGTCGGCCTGGTCACGATGGAGGACGTGCTCAAGGACCTCGTGGGGCCGGGCCGGGACGGTTAG
- a CDS encoding DUF397 domain-containing protein, which produces MTALSPSPLRHISSSTTLAGVAWRRSSHSTAANNCVETATLTSGHVAVRDSKDVAGPALLFPPGAWGSFVQAVNEGALRSS; this is translated from the coding sequence ATGACCGCGCTGTCCCCCTCGCCGCTCCGGCACATTTCCTCCAGTACGACGCTCGCCGGCGTCGCCTGGCGACGCAGCAGCCACAGCACGGCGGCGAACAACTGTGTCGAAACGGCGACGTTGACGTCGGGGCATGTCGCGGTACGCGACTCCAAGGACGTCGCGGGGCCGGCCCTGCTGTTCCCGCCGGGCGCGTGGGGTTCCTTCGTCCAGGCCGTGAACGAAGGCGCCCTGCGCTCCTCTTAG
- the bioD gene encoding dethiobiotin synthase, which translates to MAIVVITGTGTEVGKTMATAAVAAASLAQGLSVAVLKPAQTGVAEGEPGDAAEVARLAGAVTAVELARYPEPLAPATAAARSGLPTIGPEEIAEAAAKLAAVHDVVLVEGAGGLLVRYDAQGSTLADAAGMLRARVLLVAPPGLGTLNATALTAEALSSRKISCAGVIFGSWRGDPDLAECCNITDLPEVAGAPLLGALPQAVAGLSPAAFRSAAPDWLAPQLGGTWDAAAFAAAYAPAAYGR; encoded by the coding sequence ATGGCCATCGTGGTCATCACCGGTACGGGCACCGAGGTCGGCAAGACGATGGCGACTGCCGCGGTGGCCGCCGCGTCCCTGGCCCAGGGGCTGAGCGTGGCCGTGCTCAAACCCGCGCAGACCGGGGTCGCCGAGGGCGAGCCGGGTGACGCGGCGGAGGTGGCCCGGCTGGCCGGCGCGGTGACGGCGGTGGAGCTGGCCCGCTACCCCGAGCCGCTGGCGCCGGCCACCGCCGCCGCCCGGTCCGGGCTGCCCACCATCGGCCCCGAGGAGATCGCCGAGGCCGCGGCCAAGCTCGCCGCGGTCCACGACGTGGTGCTGGTCGAGGGCGCGGGCGGGCTGCTGGTCCGCTACGACGCGCAGGGTTCGACGCTGGCGGACGCCGCCGGGATGCTGCGGGCCAGGGTGCTGCTGGTGGCGCCGCCCGGGCTCGGCACGCTCAATGCGACGGCGCTGACCGCGGAGGCGCTGAGCAGCCGGAAGATCAGCTGCGCCGGGGTGATCTTCGGCAGCTGGCGCGGCGACCCCGATCTGGCCGAGTGCTGCAACATCACCGACCTCCCGGAGGTCGCGGGCGCGCCGCTGCTCGGGGCGCTGCCGCAGGCCGTGGCGGGCCTGTCCCCCGCGGCCTTCCGGTCCGCGGCGCCGGACTGGCTGGCGCCGCAGCTGGGCGGTACGTGGGACGCGGCGGCCTTCGCTGCGGCGTACGCGCCGGCGGCGTACGGCCGGTAG
- a CDS encoding 8-amino-7-oxononanoate synthase has protein sequence MNSTPPAAPHSPFDWIGEQAAARAAAGLRRELRPRPADSALLDLAGNDYLGLSRHPEVTRAGADACLRWGAGATGSRLVTGSTALHAELEAEIADFTGFEAALVMASGYAANLAAVTALTGPGSLLVSDAANHASLIDGCRLSRARTEVVPHADTDAVRKALAGHTGPALFVSDSVFSVDGDAAPLAGLAAAARDHGAALLVDDAHGLGVLGDGGRGAPHAAGLAGAPDVVCTATLSKALGAQGGVVLGPAAVIDHLVNAARTFIFDTGLAPAAAGAALGALRLLRREPDRAGRALAAARTFHRLLTAAGLDATAPDACVVSVRAPSPAAAVTWAAAVRSAGLSVGCFRPPSVPDGISRLRITANAALTDARIAAAVATIVATAPEQSPVASAPRGAR, from the coding sequence GTGAACAGCACACCGCCCGCCGCGCCGCACAGCCCCTTCGACTGGATCGGGGAGCAGGCCGCCGCCCGCGCCGCCGCCGGGCTGCGCCGCGAACTGCGGCCCAGGCCCGCCGACTCGGCGCTGCTCGACCTCGCGGGCAACGACTACCTCGGCCTGAGCCGGCACCCCGAGGTGACCCGGGCCGGCGCCGACGCGTGCCTGCGCTGGGGCGCCGGCGCCACCGGCTCCCGGCTGGTCACCGGCAGCACCGCGCTGCACGCCGAACTCGAAGCGGAGATCGCCGACTTCACCGGCTTCGAGGCCGCGCTGGTGATGGCCTCCGGCTACGCCGCCAACCTCGCCGCGGTCACCGCGCTCACCGGCCCCGGCTCCCTGCTGGTCTCCGACGCCGCCAACCACGCCTCGCTGATCGACGGCTGCCGGCTGTCCAGGGCCCGCACCGAGGTCGTCCCGCACGCCGACACCGACGCCGTACGCAAGGCGCTCGCCGGGCACACCGGGCCGGCCCTCTTCGTCAGTGACTCGGTCTTCTCGGTGGACGGCGACGCCGCGCCGCTGGCCGGACTCGCCGCCGCCGCACGCGACCACGGCGCCGCCCTGCTGGTGGACGACGCCCACGGCCTCGGTGTGCTCGGCGACGGGGGGCGCGGCGCCCCGCACGCGGCTGGGCTGGCCGGAGCGCCCGACGTGGTGTGCACCGCGACCCTGTCGAAGGCGCTGGGCGCACAGGGCGGCGTCGTGCTCGGCCCGGCCGCCGTCATCGACCACCTGGTCAACGCGGCCCGCACCTTCATCTTCGACACCGGCCTCGCCCCGGCCGCCGCGGGCGCCGCCCTCGGCGCACTGCGGCTGCTGCGCCGCGAGCCCGACCGTGCGGGCCGCGCCCTCGCCGCGGCCCGCACCTTCCACCGGCTGCTCACCGCGGCCGGCCTGGACGCGACCGCGCCGGACGCCTGCGTCGTGTCGGTGCGCGCGCCCTCGCCCGCGGCGGCCGTCACCTGGGCCGCAGCGGTGCGCTCGGCCGGTCTGTCCGTCGGCTGCTTCCGCCCGCCGTCCGTCCCCGACGGCATCTCCCGGCTCCGCATCACGGCCAACGCCGCGCTGACCGACGCCCGGATCGCGGCGGCGGTCGCGACGATCGTCGCGACCGCGCCCGAGCAATCCCCCGTTGCGAGCGCTCCGAGAGGTGCGCGCTGA
- a CDS encoding gamma-glutamyltransferase family protein gives MFTTRPTLQGTFGMAASSHWLASQSAMAVLEDGGNAFDAAVAAGFVLHVVEPHLNGPGGEVPILLAPAGGRVRVLCGQGGAPAGATAAHYTSLGLDLVPGTGPLAAAVPGAFDAWMLLLRDHGTKSLAQVLTYAIGYAENGHPPVEGIAQTIASVQELFTTEWTSSAELYLGQSGGPLFTNRPLAATWRRLLAEAEAAGPGREAQIEAARKVWSEGFIAEAMAAQAARPAMDTSGERHASTLTADDIAGWEATYEDPVTYEWNGWTVCKVGPWSQGPAFLQQLALLPDDLEYGTPEYVHTLVEGTKLAMADREAWYGDAADVPLKDLLSDTYNEGRRALVGPEASRELRPGSPGGRTPRLPGLAGRTEATVPNGQAVGAYEPTVGRNGATRGDTCHLDVVDRWGNMVSATPSGGWLQSNPVIPELGFALGTRLQMAWLEQGLPNSLTPGRRPRTTLTPSLALRGGEPVLAFGTPGGDQQDQWQLNLFLGVALRDRVRGGYDLQGAIDAPGWHTDAFPSSFYPRGMKPASIIAESRLSETAVAELRRRGHEVTLIAPWIEGRLSAVARDPETGILSGAADPRAMQGYAVGR, from the coding sequence ATGTTCACCACGAGGCCCACCCTCCAGGGCACTTTCGGCATGGCCGCCTCCTCCCACTGGCTGGCCTCGCAGTCCGCCATGGCCGTCCTGGAGGACGGCGGGAACGCCTTCGATGCGGCCGTCGCGGCCGGGTTCGTGCTCCATGTGGTGGAGCCGCACCTGAACGGCCCGGGCGGCGAGGTGCCGATCCTGCTCGCCCCGGCGGGCGGCCGGGTGCGGGTGCTGTGCGGCCAGGGCGGCGCGCCCGCCGGCGCGACCGCCGCGCACTACACCTCGCTCGGCCTCGACCTGGTGCCCGGCACCGGGCCGCTCGCCGCGGCCGTGCCCGGGGCGTTCGACGCCTGGATGCTGCTGCTGCGCGACCACGGCACCAAGTCCCTCGCGCAGGTGCTGACGTACGCGATCGGCTATGCCGAGAACGGCCACCCGCCGGTGGAGGGGATCGCCCAGACGATCGCGTCCGTGCAGGAGCTGTTCACCACCGAGTGGACCAGCTCCGCCGAGCTGTACCTGGGGCAGTCCGGCGGCCCGCTGTTCACCAACCGCCCGCTCGCGGCCACCTGGCGCCGGCTGCTGGCCGAGGCCGAGGCGGCGGGTCCCGGCCGCGAGGCGCAGATCGAGGCCGCCCGCAAGGTGTGGAGTGAGGGCTTCATCGCCGAGGCCATGGCCGCGCAGGCCGCCCGCCCCGCGATGGACACCTCCGGGGAACGGCACGCCAGCACCCTGACCGCCGACGACATCGCCGGCTGGGAGGCGACGTACGAGGACCCGGTCACGTACGAGTGGAACGGCTGGACCGTCTGCAAGGTGGGGCCGTGGTCGCAGGGGCCGGCCTTCCTCCAGCAGCTGGCCCTGCTGCCGGACGACCTGGAGTACGGCACCCCGGAGTACGTGCACACCCTCGTGGAGGGCACCAAGCTCGCCATGGCCGACCGCGAGGCGTGGTACGGGGACGCGGCCGACGTACCCCTCAAGGACCTGCTCTCGGACACCTACAACGAGGGCCGCCGCGCCCTCGTCGGCCCCGAGGCCTCCCGGGAGCTGCGGCCCGGCAGCCCCGGCGGGCGCACCCCGCGGCTTCCGGGCCTGGCCGGCCGCACCGAGGCGACCGTGCCGAACGGACAGGCGGTGGGCGCCTACGAGCCCACCGTCGGCCGCAACGGCGCCACCCGCGGCGACACCTGCCACCTCGATGTCGTGGACCGCTGGGGGAACATGGTCAGCGCCACCCCCTCGGGCGGCTGGCTCCAGTCCAACCCGGTGATTCCCGAGCTGGGCTTCGCCCTCGGCACCAGGCTGCAGATGGCCTGGCTGGAGCAGGGCCTGCCCAATTCCCTGACGCCGGGCCGCCGCCCGCGCACCACCCTGACGCCGTCGCTCGCGCTCCGGGGCGGCGAGCCGGTGCTCGCCTTCGGCACGCCCGGCGGCGACCAGCAGGACCAGTGGCAGCTGAACCTCTTCCTCGGGGTGGCGCTTCGCGACCGGGTCCGCGGCGGCTACGACCTCCAGGGCGCGATCGACGCGCCGGGCTGGCACACCGACGCCTTCCCCAGCTCCTTCTACCCGCGCGGCATGAAGCCCGCCAGCATCATCGCCGAGTCCCGGCTCAGCGAGACGGCGGTGGCCGAACTGCGCCGCCGCGGCCACGAGGTGACGCTGATCGCCCCCTGGATCGAGGGCCGGCTGTCCGCGGTCGCCCGTGACCCGGAGACCGGCATCCTGTCCGGCGCCGCCGATCCCCGCGCCATGCAGGGCTACGCCGT
- a CDS encoding hemolysin family protein: MTEALLLLVALLLSLACGVFVAAEFSLTTIDRGELERAAQRGERGAAAALSGVRSLTVQLSGAQLGITVTGLVIGMLSRGSIAELLRGPLRSAGVPSSAVSSLALVLGTALSTVVLMVVGELVPKNWAIARPLPVVKAVAAPQSAFTAAFGPLIHHLNNTANRVLRRIGLEPAEELASARGPQELKALARHSARAGALEPDTAELFVRTLSLADLTAENVMTPRVQVTALEALASAADVANATRATGLSRFPVYRGTLDAVIGTVHIKDVLAVPAARRARTPVTELLRDALLVPETLAVDRLLDRLSESRSMAVVIDEYGGTAGVATLEDIVEEVVGEVTDEHDPQQLPDLLFVRAEADGRRIYEADGATRTEDQLRRIGLQAPDGPYETLAGLIAQRLGRIPVRGDTVRLAGWLIEVGDASGHRAARVRLVSPSPGRREPYV, translated from the coding sequence ATGACCGAAGCGCTGCTCCTGCTCGTGGCCCTGCTCCTCAGTCTCGCCTGCGGTGTCTTCGTCGCGGCGGAATTCTCGCTGACCACGATCGACCGCGGTGAGCTGGAGCGGGCCGCGCAGCGCGGTGAGCGCGGGGCCGCAGCGGCACTGTCCGGGGTGCGGTCGCTGACGGTGCAGCTGTCGGGGGCGCAGCTGGGCATCACCGTGACCGGTCTGGTCATCGGCATGCTGTCCCGCGGGTCGATCGCCGAGCTGCTGCGCGGCCCGCTGCGCTCGGCCGGGGTGCCGTCCTCGGCGGTGTCGTCGCTGGCCCTGGTGCTGGGGACGGCGCTGTCCACGGTGGTGCTGATGGTGGTCGGCGAGCTGGTGCCGAAGAACTGGGCGATCGCCCGGCCGCTGCCGGTCGTCAAGGCCGTCGCGGCGCCGCAGAGCGCCTTCACCGCGGCCTTCGGGCCGCTGATCCACCATCTGAACAACACCGCGAACCGGGTGCTGCGGCGCATCGGCCTGGAACCGGCCGAGGAGCTGGCGTCGGCCCGCGGCCCCCAGGAGCTGAAAGCGCTGGCCCGGCACTCCGCGCGGGCCGGCGCCCTGGAGCCGGACACCGCCGAGCTGTTCGTCCGCACGCTGAGCCTGGCCGACCTCACCGCGGAGAACGTGATGACGCCCCGGGTCCAGGTCACCGCGCTCGAAGCGCTGGCGAGCGCGGCGGACGTCGCGAACGCCACCCGGGCCACCGGTCTTTCGCGCTTCCCCGTCTACCGCGGCACCCTCGACGCGGTGATCGGCACGGTGCACATCAAGGACGTCCTGGCGGTGCCCGCGGCGCGCCGGGCCCGCACCCCGGTGACGGAACTGCTCAGGGACGCGCTGCTGGTGCCCGAGACGCTGGCGGTGGACCGGCTGCTCGACCGGCTGTCGGAGTCCCGGTCGATGGCGGTGGTCATCGACGAATACGGCGGTACGGCCGGCGTCGCCACCCTGGAGGACATCGTCGAGGAGGTGGTCGGCGAGGTCACCGACGAGCACGACCCGCAGCAGCTGCCCGATCTGCTCTTCGTCCGCGCGGAAGCGGACGGCCGGCGGATCTACGAGGCGGACGGCGCCACCCGTACCGAGGACCAGCTGCGCCGGATCGGCCTCCAGGCGCCCGACGGGCCGTACGAGACGCTGGCGGGGCTGATCGCGCAGCGGCTCGGCCGGATCCCGGTGCGCGGCGACACCGTGCGGCTCGCGGGCTGGCTGATCGAGGTCGGCGACGCCTCGGGGCACCGGGCGGCCCGGGTGCGGCTGGTGTCTCCGTCGCCCGGGCGGCGGGAGCCGTACGTATGA
- a CDS encoding adenosylmethionine--8-amino-7-oxononanoate transaminase: protein MPEVYPAAGPLPPEVLLGLDRQHVWHPYGPMPGRQEPLVVESASGVRLRLTAPAEGRSELVDGMSSWWSAIHGYRHPVLDAAAHDQLGRMSHVMFGGLTHEPAVRLAARLVEITPEPLRHVFLADSGSVSVEVAVKMCLQFWRSLGRPAKRRLLTWRGGYHGDTWQPMSVCDPDGGMHELWSGVLPEQVFADAPPPGFDAEPDPRYAAHLRELIGRHAAELAAVIVEPVVQGAGGMSFHSPGYLRVLREACDEHGVLLVFDEIATGFGRTGELFAAGHAGVSPDVMCVGKALTGGYLTMAAALCTGRVAEGISRGEVPVLAHGPTFMGNPLAAAVANASLDVLLGQDWAVQVKRIEAGLRDGLAEVAALPGVRDVRVLGAIGVVQLDHPVDMAAATRAAVRAGVWLRPFRDLVYTMPPYVTVDEDVARICAGVRDAALAA from the coding sequence ATGCCTGAGGTGTACCCGGCGGCCGGGCCGCTGCCGCCCGAGGTGCTGCTCGGCCTCGACCGGCAGCACGTCTGGCACCCCTACGGCCCGATGCCCGGCCGCCAGGAGCCGCTGGTGGTCGAGTCGGCGTCGGGGGTGCGGCTGCGGCTGACGGCGCCGGCCGAGGGGCGTAGCGAACTGGTCGACGGCATGTCGTCGTGGTGGTCGGCGATCCACGGCTACCGGCACCCGGTGCTGGACGCGGCGGCGCACGACCAGCTGGGCCGGATGAGCCATGTGATGTTCGGCGGCCTGACGCACGAGCCCGCCGTACGCCTGGCCGCGCGGCTGGTGGAGATCACCCCGGAGCCGCTGCGGCATGTCTTCCTCGCCGACTCCGGTTCGGTGTCGGTCGAGGTCGCGGTGAAGATGTGCCTGCAGTTCTGGCGTTCGCTGGGCCGGCCGGCCAAGCGGCGGCTGCTGACCTGGCGCGGCGGCTACCACGGCGACACCTGGCAGCCGATGTCGGTGTGCGACCCGGACGGCGGTATGCACGAACTGTGGTCGGGGGTGCTGCCCGAGCAGGTCTTCGCGGACGCGCCGCCGCCCGGTTTCGACGCCGAACCCGATCCGCGGTACGCGGCGCATCTGCGCGAGCTGATCGGCCGCCATGCCGCGGAGCTGGCCGCGGTGATCGTCGAACCGGTGGTGCAGGGCGCGGGCGGTATGAGCTTCCACTCCCCCGGGTATCTGCGGGTGCTGCGGGAGGCGTGCGACGAGCACGGCGTGCTGCTGGTCTTCGACGAGATCGCCACCGGCTTCGGGCGTACGGGTGAGCTGTTCGCGGCCGGGCACGCCGGGGTCAGCCCCGATGTGATGTGCGTCGGCAAGGCGCTGACCGGCGGCTATCTGACGATGGCGGCGGCGCTGTGCACCGGCAGGGTCGCGGAGGGGATCTCGCGGGGCGAGGTGCCGGTGCTCGCGCACGGGCCGACCTTCATGGGCAACCCGCTGGCCGCGGCCGTCGCGAACGCCTCGCTCGACGTCCTGCTCGGCCAGGACTGGGCGGTGCAGGTCAAGCGGATCGAGGCCGGGCTGCGCGACGGCCTGGCGGAGGTCGCTGCGCTGCCCGGGGTCCGCGATGTGCGGGTGCTGGGCGCGATCGGGGTGGTGCAGCTGGACCACCCGGTGGACATGGCGGCGGCGACCAGGGCCGCGGTGCGGGCCGGGGTGTGGCTGCGGCCCTTCCGCGACCTGGTCTACACGATGCCGCCGTACGTGACCGTGGACGAGGACGTGGCGCGGATCTGCGCGGGCGTCAGGGACGCCGCCCTGGCAGCGTGA
- a CDS encoding fic family toxin-antitoxin system, toxin component — translation MSLRIDLAWLLMVAEHNTPGDPQVTDWGALVAAVGRHDAEIFGLPVYPDDHTRAAALLQLLLHVPALERSNALFATAVAYAYLVAGGLRITTTPDKVRDLARLVKDGSVGVQRIADELRTWTVAV, via the coding sequence TTGAGCCTGCGTATCGACCTCGCGTGGCTGCTCATGGTCGCCGAGCACAACACCCCGGGCGACCCCCAGGTCACCGACTGGGGCGCGCTCGTGGCCGCGGTCGGCAGGCACGACGCCGAGATCTTCGGGCTGCCCGTCTACCCCGACGACCACACCCGCGCCGCCGCCCTGCTCCAGCTGCTGCTGCACGTCCCCGCCCTTGAGCGCTCCAACGCGCTGTTCGCCACCGCCGTCGCCTACGCCTACCTGGTGGCCGGCGGCCTGCGCATCACCACCACGCCGGACAAGGTCCGCGACCTGGCCCGGCTGGTCAAGGACGGCTCGGTGGGCGTCCAGCGCATCGCCGACGAGCTGCGGACCTGGACCGTCGCCGTCTGA